One part of the Corynebacterium aurimucosum ATCC 700975 genome encodes these proteins:
- a CDS encoding NAD-dependent epimerase/dehydratase family protein — MKVAILGGDGFCGWPASLYLSDQGHEVIIVDNLSRRAIDEELGAESLTPIASIDERLAAWTEVSGKTIGFRNLDVAQDYDGLLEFLNTERPDAVVHFAEQRAAPYSMKNSRTKRYTVDNNINATHNLLAAIVESEQAIHVAHLGTMGVYGYGTAGMKIPEGYLDVQVDAGENGVVKQQILYPSNPGSVYHMTKVLDQHLFAYYAKNDELRITDLHQGIIWGTHTVQTQKDERLINRFDYDGDYGTVLNCFLIQAGIGYPLTVHGTGGQTRAFIHIRDMVRCIELALENPPARGESVKIINQMTETHRVRDLAELLAKISGAEVAYVPNPRKESAENELHVTNDTFLELGLEPTTLSEGLLHEVEEVARKYADRADRSKIPAQSLWTRQQHAGVPSTEA; from the coding sequence ATGAAGGTAGCGATTCTCGGCGGAGACGGCTTCTGCGGTTGGCCCGCTTCCCTCTACCTCTCCGACCAAGGCCACGAGGTCATCATCGTGGATAACCTCTCCCGGCGCGCCATCGATGAAGAGTTGGGGGCGGAATCCTTAACACCCATCGCCTCCATTGACGAGCGCCTGGCTGCGTGGACCGAGGTCTCCGGCAAGACCATCGGCTTCCGCAACCTCGACGTGGCCCAAGACTACGACGGCTTGTTGGAGTTCCTGAATACCGAACGCCCGGATGCTGTGGTGCACTTTGCTGAGCAGCGCGCCGCACCCTATTCTATGAAGAACTCGCGCACCAAGCGTTACACGGTGGATAACAACATCAACGCCACCCACAATCTGCTCGCCGCCATCGTCGAATCTGAGCAGGCTATCCACGTCGCGCACTTGGGCACCATGGGTGTCTACGGCTATGGCACTGCCGGCATGAAGATCCCGGAGGGCTACCTTGATGTGCAGGTGGACGCGGGCGAGAATGGCGTCGTCAAGCAGCAAATCCTCTACCCCTCCAACCCGGGCTCGGTCTACCACATGACCAAGGTGCTGGACCAGCACCTGTTTGCCTACTACGCCAAGAATGATGAGCTGCGCATCACCGACCTGCACCAGGGCATCATCTGGGGCACGCACACGGTGCAGACCCAGAAGGATGAGCGCCTGATCAACCGCTTTGACTATGACGGTGACTACGGAACGGTGCTCAACTGCTTCCTCATTCAGGCCGGTATTGGTTATCCGCTGACCGTGCACGGCACCGGCGGACAAACCCGCGCCTTTATTCACATCCGTGACATGGTGCGCTGCATTGAGCTAGCGCTGGAGAACCCTCCGGCACGCGGTGAGAGCGTCAAGATCATCAACCAAATGACCGAAACCCACCGTGTGCGTGACCTGGCAGAACTGCTGGCGAAGATCTCTGGTGCGGAAGTGGCTTATGTGCCGAACCCGCGCAAGGAATCTGCGGAGAATGAACTCCACGTCACCAACGACACCTTCCTCGAACTAGGACTGGAGCCGACCACTTTGTCGGAGGGGTTGCTCCATGAGGTGGAGGAAGTCGCGCGCAAGTACGCCGACCGCGCTGACCGCTCCAAGATTCCAGCGCAGTCGCTGTGGACGCGACAGCAGCACGCCGG
- a CDS encoding membrane protein produces MLEAVLNAFADSVNALLIGILVAIGIMLPRGSYRKIAALVIVGDWFGVLTAAAVVMFVFVGIQDKVAAALESPLLGWGLVVIGIGLGLLAWRSKGEPNDMVQKILGPLRTPSAKTVAVGYAMGVIQSLTSVPFFYGLMHLAAGDFSNTVKYGGLFFYASFALSLPTVCGLFIALVRAKPDSWAGCAFAWARENSATVALWSGYGVAAFLVIMGLVSLL; encoded by the coding sequence ATGCTCGAAGCCGTGCTCAATGCCTTTGCCGATTCCGTCAATGCTCTATTGATCGGAATCCTGGTGGCCATCGGCATCATGCTTCCGCGGGGGAGCTACCGCAAGATTGCGGCCCTCGTCATCGTCGGTGACTGGTTCGGTGTGCTCACCGCAGCCGCCGTGGTGATGTTCGTGTTCGTCGGCATCCAGGACAAGGTGGCCGCGGCGCTGGAATCACCGCTGCTTGGCTGGGGGCTGGTGGTCATCGGCATTGGCTTGGGCCTTTTGGCCTGGCGTTCCAAGGGCGAACCCAATGACATGGTGCAGAAAATCCTCGGCCCGCTGCGCACGCCTTCGGCCAAGACTGTCGCGGTGGGCTATGCCATGGGTGTTATCCAGTCCTTGACCTCCGTGCCCTTCTTCTATGGGCTGATGCACCTCGCGGCCGGGGATTTTAGCAACACCGTTAAGTATGGAGGCCTCTTCTTCTACGCCTCCTTTGCGCTGTCCTTGCCCACGGTGTGCGGGCTCTTCATCGCGCTTGTGCGGGCGAAGCCAGATTCTTGGGCCGGATGCGCCTTCGCGTGGGCGCGGGAGAACTCCGCAACAGTTGCGCTATGGAGCGGCTACGGAGTGGCCGCCTTCCTGGTGATCATGGGACTTGTTTCCCTGCTCTAG
- a CDS encoding patatin-like phospholipase family protein: MIDAKDTALVIEGGGMRNSYTAACIVKLLTEEVEFGWVGGVSAGSSHTVNFLSRDVSRSEESFVDFAKNPSFGGLGSLLRGSGYFNAEFIYEKAADQDMPFDWEAFEANPAQMCISAARADTGESVYWGREDIKTQEDLMVRVRASSTLPLIMPMRVIEGVPYVDGAMGESGGILIEQAEKAGFEKFLFLGSKPRGYVRPEVGRPAALRRVFRKYPAVAEAMIARPPRYNASKDRLLELEKEGRAQLFFPEDMQVASTERSVTKLRANYEAGRAQTYAEWSAWKEFLSS, translated from the coding sequence GTGATTGACGCGAAAGATACAGCACTCGTCATTGAAGGCGGCGGCATGCGCAATTCCTATACCGCCGCGTGCATCGTCAAACTTCTCACAGAAGAGGTGGAATTCGGCTGGGTTGGAGGCGTTTCCGCGGGTTCCTCGCACACCGTGAACTTCCTCTCCCGCGACGTGAGCCGCTCGGAAGAATCCTTCGTGGACTTTGCCAAGAACCCCAGCTTCGGTGGTTTGGGCTCGCTGCTGCGCGGCAGCGGCTACTTTAATGCTGAGTTCATCTACGAGAAGGCCGCGGACCAGGACATGCCTTTTGACTGGGAGGCTTTCGAAGCCAACCCGGCGCAGATGTGTATTTCTGCCGCCCGTGCCGATACCGGGGAAAGCGTGTACTGGGGGCGCGAAGACATCAAGACCCAAGAGGACCTGATGGTGCGCGTCCGGGCCTCTTCGACGTTGCCGCTGATCATGCCGATGCGAGTTATCGAGGGTGTGCCTTATGTCGACGGCGCCATGGGCGAGTCCGGTGGCATTCTCATCGAGCAAGCGGAGAAGGCCGGGTTTGAGAAGTTCTTGTTCCTCGGATCGAAACCGCGTGGCTACGTGCGCCCTGAGGTGGGGCGGCCGGCGGCGCTGCGGAGGGTCTTCCGCAAATACCCGGCTGTGGCAGAGGCGATGATTGCGCGCCCGCCACGCTATAACGCCTCCAAGGACCGGCTTCTGGAGCTGGAAAAGGAGGGGCGAGCTCAGCTCTTCTTCCCGGAGGATATGCAGGTGGCTTCAACCGAGCGCTCGGTGACTAAGCTTCGCGCCAACTATGAAGCTGGGCGCGCGCAGACCTATGCGGAATGGTCGGCATGGAAGGAATTCCTCAGCAGCTAG
- a CDS encoding gamma carbonic anhydrase family protein, whose protein sequence is MLILPFQGHTPRIHRSAWIAPNATIIGDVTIGPDSSVFYGSVLRGDVGAIRLGARVNIQDNCVIHVEAAAPCVLEDDVTVGHMAMLHGTHVGAGALVGMKSSLLSGSTVGPGSLIAAGAVVLEGQDIPAGSLAAGVPAKVRRELSPEESAAFIPHAARYVDIAKDQAPLGDALSLDEVLYD, encoded by the coding sequence ATGCTCATCCTCCCCTTCCAAGGGCACACACCCCGCATCCACCGCAGCGCCTGGATTGCGCCGAATGCCACCATCATCGGTGACGTCACCATCGGTCCGGATTCCTCCGTGTTTTACGGCAGCGTGCTGCGCGGGGATGTTGGCGCCATCCGCCTAGGCGCCCGCGTCAACATCCAGGACAACTGCGTCATTCACGTCGAAGCCGCTGCACCGTGTGTACTGGAGGATGACGTCACCGTGGGCCACATGGCTATGCTCCACGGCACGCACGTGGGCGCAGGCGCGCTGGTGGGGATGAAGTCCTCTTTGCTCTCCGGGTCCACCGTGGGCCCTGGCTCTCTCATCGCCGCCGGCGCGGTGGTGCTCGAGGGCCAGGACATTCCCGCTGGCTCCTTGGCCGCCGGGGTGCCCGCCAAGGTGCGGCGTGAGTTGAGCCCTGAGGAATCCGCCGCCTTCATCCCGCACGCCGCGCGCTACGTCGACATTGCTAAGGATCAGGCGCCGCTTGGTGACGCCCTCTCGCTCGACGAAGTCCTTTACGACTAG